One genomic segment of Labeo rohita strain BAU-BD-2019 chromosome 14, IGBB_LRoh.1.0, whole genome shotgun sequence includes these proteins:
- the zic6 gene encoding zic family member 6, which translates to MTSLSRFSGCPLSCVNPGESNTEPSVVLPPLAEEHMGHPTGSSLKLCPSQNLRDYHETRASAYVDHSVTHFPDTGYTSHRLEPSPRGIIIGTNLSAAGMPPVTDQLAPRPNQHGNIGRYRDLHSYRDGRSHAFFNTYQEQAHGSSDATRDLSSQMMLGLPGDLLSRTHPYGQSVSGPRANSQQLVTQFLEFYKPLNMAMQRGGGDAFLRCSRQNPKHELVCKWSDGQEDTGKPPCARSFGTMYELVTHVTVEHVGGPEHSDYVCHWENCARDRKPFKAKYKLVNHVRVHTGEKPFPCPFHGCEKVFARSENLKIHKRTHTGEKPFKCEFEGCNRRFANSSDRKKHSHVHSSDKPYTCKVRGCEKCYTHPSSLRKHMKLHCKAYIAKIGEDDEHLVQARSPEVAEQQDTPASTTVTRTMTTPSLSPETRNESTMRSRFHHTFENSLDYMAHRPQSLLDPLLLQRGSYRPESVQYSCSQPSHTFAPSHRTFASNSPFQKSLVNGWYTCHSAVDTFSPKHCNSDL; encoded by the exons ATGACAAGCCTGTCGCGGTTTAGTGGCTGCCCTCTTTCTTGCGTCAACCCTGGGGAGAGCAATACTGAACCCAGCGTGGTGCTGCCACCTTTGGCAGAGGAGCACATGGGGCACCCCACTGGCAGTTCCTTAAAACTCTGCCCCTCGCAAAATTTGCGAGACTACCACGAGACGAGGGCCAGTGCATATGTTGACCACTCGGTTACCCATTTTCCAGACACTGGATACACCAGCCATCGCTTAGAACCCAGTCCTAGGGGCATTATCATTGGGACAAATCTGTCAGCAGCAGGCATGCCACCAGTAACTGATCAGCTGGCTCCGAGACCTAACCAGCATGGCAATATTGGAAGGTACCGTGACCTCCACAGCTATAGGGATGGCAGGAGCCACGCGTTCTTCAACACGTACCAAGAGCAGGCCCATGGTTCGTCAGACGCGACCCGAGACCTCAGCAGCCAAATGATGTTGGGTCTTCCAGGAGATCTGCTCTCACGAACGCACCCGTACGGCCAGTCCGTCAGTGGCCCCAGGGCCAACAGCCAGCAGCTGGTCACCCAGTTCTTGGAGTTCTACAAGCCTCTGAACATGGCCATGCAGCGAGGAGGGGGCGACGCCTTCCTCAGGTGCTCCAGGCAGAACCCAAAGCACGAGCTGGTATGCAAGTGGAGTGACGGCCAAGAAGACACTGGCAAGCCGCCCTGCGCCAGGAGTTTTGGGACCATGTATGAACTCGTCACCCATGTGACGGTTGAGCATGTCGGAGGACCGGAGCACTCCGACTACGTTTGTCACTGGGAGAACTGTGCAAGAGACAGAAAGCCTTTCAAAGCCAAATACAAGCTCGTCAACCACGTCAGAGTgcacactggagaaaagcccTTTCCCTGCCCTTTTCATGGATGTGAAAAAGTTTTTGCCAGATCCGAAAACCTCAAGATACACAAGAGAACGCATACAG GTGAGAAACCGTTTAAATGTGAGTTTGAGGGCTGCAATCGGAGATTTGCAAACAGCAGTGACCGGAAGAAGCATTCTCACGTTCACTCCAGCGATAAACCCTACACGTGCAAGGTCAGAGGCTGTGAAAAATGTTACACACATCCCAGCTCCTTGCGCAAACACATGAAACTCCACTGCAAGGCCTACATCGCCAAAATCGGCGAAGACGACGAGCACCTTGTACAGGCCAGGTCTCCTGAGGTGGCAGAACAGCAAGACACGCCCGCTTCTACCACAGTGACGCGAACGATGACGACCCCCTCCCTTTCTCCTGAGACACGAAATGAGTCGACTATGAGGTCACGTTTCCATCACACCTTTGAAAACAGTTTGGACTATATGGCGCACAGGCCACAGTCCCTTTTGGACCCTCTCTTGCTACAACGGGGCAGTTACAGACCAGAGTCCGTACAATATTCCTGCAGCCAACCAAGCCATACGTTCGCACCTAGCCATAGAACTTTTGCGTCCAACTCACCTTTTCAAAAAAGCCTGGTAAATGGCTGGTACACATGTCATAGCGCCGTGGACACTTTTTCACCCAAACACTGTAACAGTGATTTATAA